CGGCTGCCAAACTGCGGTGTAAACGAAAACCGTGAGAGACAGGGCAGGATGCTCGGGGAGCTTGTAAACTCCAAAAAGCCGAAGATCGTTATGTTCAGCGCAACGCTTTTCGGTAGGGTTGCAGCTCCAATCTGCGCATATATAACCGGCAGCGGCCTCACCGCAGACTGCACCAGCCTTCACCTCGAGAAAAAATCCGACGGCGGTTTCGAGCTTATCCAAACGCGTCCGGCTCTCGGGGGCAATATAATGGCTCAGATAAAAACGATTAACTCCACTACCTCTATGGCCACGGTTCGCCCGGGCAGGTTTACAGCAGCGATAAGCGATCAGGAAAGGCAGTGCGAGCTGGTCGATTTCCCAGCAGCCCTCGTTAAAGACAGGGATATCGCTGTTGAAAGCCAGTCAGGGAGCAAGGTAAGCGATTTTAACTGCGATGTTATAATATCGGCAGGCAGGGGTTTAGCCTCGAAAGAAAACTTCGAGGAAACAATCCTGCCTTTCAAAAAGGTTTTGGAGCTCTCGTGCAGCTGTTCTGCGGCGGCAGGTGCATCCAGAGCCGCCGTGGAGCACGGCTTCGCAGACCGTAATCTCCAGATAGGGCAAACGGGCAAAACCGTATCACCCTCACTGTATATAGCCGCTGGTATTTCAGGTGCTGTCCAGCATATTGTTGGAATTGAGAAATCATCTGTTATAATGAGTATAAACAGTGATCCGGGCTGCCCGATTTTTGCTCAGAGCGATTATTATTATGTTGGCGATGCAGTTCAGTCGCTGAATAAAATCCGCGGTTTTCTGGAGAGTATGCTATGAACAAATTTGCTGATTATAAAACCGTTGACCTGCTTGTTGTTGGTGCCGGAGTTGCAGGGCTTACCGCAGCAGCGGCTGCAAAATCTCTGTGTCCGGAGAAAAGCGTATGCGTGATAGACAAGGCCTCCGGCCCGGGAAGGCACAACCTCTCCGGCGGCACGTTCGACCCTTCAGCCTTGTATGAATTCCTGAATCTCGCATTCCCGGGCTGGCAGGATAATGAAAAGATTTCCAAATTTCTAAGCAGACGGGTTCTTAATGAGCAGTTTTTTATGCTCTCCTCCAAATCAAGGGCGTTCAGAATAACCCCCCAGTTAAAGCTTGCAAAAGCCCTGAAGCTCTCTGCAGGCAAGATGCTCTCGCAGGGCGAAACAATCATCTCTGTCTCGAAATTAGTGAGGGTTGTAGAGGCGATGGCAGTAGAGAAGGGGGTGGAGATATACTACAGCTTTCCAGCGGAGTTTGTCGATTTCGACCATAAAACCGCTCGGGCAAAGGGAGTGCGCCTAGCTGATAAAGGCCTTGATGAAGGCGGGATAAAGCAGATGAACTACACCCCGGGAGAGCTCATCAGCGCTGAGGATGTGATTCTTGCCGAAGGCGCAGATGGCTATGTTACCGAGCAGTTCATTGCCCATTCTGAGCTTGAGAGAAACCAGCCCCAGATCTATTCGCTAGGAGTTAAAGAGGTGATTGAAGTTAGCCGGCAGCAGTACCAGGCCCTCGGCAGCTCAAATGTTATACGTTTTGCCGGATACCCGCTCTGGAAGCCGTTTTCAAGCCCTTCTATTTTCGGCGGAGGGGCTCTTTATCCGCTTGGAGGATGCCGTATTGCAGTAGTACTTATCTCAGCCTTAGACTGGAAATACAAAGACTACAGCCCTTATGAGGCCTTCTGCCTCTTCAAGAAGCACCCGAAGGTAGCCCAGTATCTCAGGGGAGGAAGGGTTCTTGAGGCAGGGGCAAAGCTTATCCCTGAGGGCGGCTTCCATTCAATACCGAGAGATAAAGTACGCTCTACATTTGCAGGTACTTCTAATGTCCTGCTCGCAGGGGACTGTGCGGGCTTTGTTAATATGCACAGAATGAAGGGACTCTCAAACGCAGTTCTTTCCGGCTTGCAGGCGGGAAAGGCGGTGAGTATGAAAGAGAAAAACGGCGGATCTCTTGCCAAAAATTATTCAAATATGCTTGAGTTCTCCGGACTGATAGACCAGATGAAA
This window of the Sedimentisphaera salicampi genome carries:
- a CDS encoding electron transfer flavoprotein-ubiquinone oxidoreductase; the encoded protein is MNKFADYKTVDLLVVGAGVAGLTAAAAAKSLCPEKSVCVIDKASGPGRHNLSGGTFDPSALYEFLNLAFPGWQDNEKISKFLSRRVLNEQFFMLSSKSRAFRITPQLKLAKALKLSAGKMLSQGETIISVSKLVRVVEAMAVEKGVEIYYSFPAEFVDFDHKTARAKGVRLADKGLDEGGIKQMNYTPGELISAEDVILAEGADGYVTEQFIAHSELERNQPQIYSLGVKEVIEVSRQQYQALGSSNVIRFAGYPLWKPFSSPSIFGGGALYPLGGCRIAVVLISALDWKYKDYSPYEAFCLFKKHPKVAQYLRGGRVLEAGAKLIPEGGFHSIPRDKVRSTFAGTSNVLLAGDCAGFVNMHRMKGLSNAVLSGLQAGKAVSMKEKNGGSLAKNYSNMLEFSGLIDQMKRAAKFRQIISKFGVTLGLGLGNIDFMLPLFNIREDNKREMTESYPYSGKGLFDQADFVKHTGVQHRENQQPHLVIKDVDICKWECARKYDCPCLKFCPGQVYEKMQEHVGPVNTSNCLHCKTCQRKCPYSNIEWTVPEAGGPMYTDM